One Leucoraja erinacea ecotype New England chromosome 5, Leri_hhj_1, whole genome shotgun sequence DNA segment encodes these proteins:
- the LOC129697605 gene encoding protein delta homolog 2-like translates to MATLRKTSLALWTLCSFCTSLQGVEVVPCIPGCNLAHGHCEEPGICRCDPGWDGELCEQCVRSPGCVHGTCHQPWQCNCESGWTGRFCDKDIHLCSHQTPCENAGQCFDDGNGDYWCTCPEGFFGKNCELQAGPCTKARSPCRNGGMCWDANGFATTLVCRCLAGFVGSRCEMDVDDCLMRPCANGATCHDAVNRFNCQCPAGFEGRFCTVNQDDCASQPCQNGGRCYDRVADFDCVCPEGYSGKTCSDSTRNRNEESATKATPVESFRENTYVISVTDLQPWHSHPQLIGANDARRWAEDDSSNGVAGGRWGNGKARLKVAVKEVTADSRAAVTQQQLVWLSTFGTLTLLLALATVVVVLRYRSGHCCNNHHLKCLRQQEGPAPEEDSNITFLRTTSPQPRKDLYLDPI, encoded by the exons ATGGCTACCCTCAGGAAAACCAGCCTGGCGTTGTGGACTCTCTGTTCTTTCTGCACATCTCTCCAAG gagTGGAGGTTGTGCCATGTATCCCTGGCTGTAACCTGGCACATGGGCACTGTGAGGAGCCTGGTATTTGCAG ATGCGACCCTGGTTGGGATGGGGAGCTGTGTGAACAGTGTGTCCGATCTCCAGGCTGTGTTCACGGAACCTgccaccagccctggcagtgcAACTGCGAGAGTGGTTGGACTGGAAGATTCTGTGACAAAG ATATTCACCTGTGCAGCCACCAGACTCCCTGTGAGAACGCTGGCCAATGTTTCGATGATGGGAACGGTGATTACTGGTGTACCTGCCCTGAAGGGTTCTTTGGGAAAAACTGTGAGCTGCAGGCTGGTCCCTGCACCAAAGCTCG GTCTCCGTGCAGGAACGGTGGAATGTGCTGGGATGCAAATGGATTTGCCACCACCCTTGTGTGCCGATGCCTGGCAGGATTTGTGGGCTCTCGTTGTGAGATGGATGTTGATGACTGCCTGATGCGACCGTGTGCCAACGGGGCCACGTGCCACGACGCGGTCAACCGCTTCAACTGCCAGTGCCCCGCTGGCTTTGAAGGGCGCTTCTGCACCGTCAACCAGGACGACTGTGCCAGCCAGCCCTGCCAGAATGGTGGCAGGTGTTATGATCGCGTTGCCGACTTCGACTGTGTTTGCCCCGAGGGCTATTCTGGAAAAACCTGCTCCGATTCCACACGGAATCGCAATGAAGAGTCTGCAACCAAAGCAACACCGGTTGAAAGCTTTCGTGAAAATACTTACGTTATAAGTGTGACCGACCTCCAGCCGTGGCACAGTCACCCGCAACTAATTGGTGCCAACGATGCCAGGAGATGGGCTGAGGATGACTCTTCCAATGGTGTCGCTGGTGGCAGATGGGGAAATGGGAAGGCACGACTGAAGGTAGCAGTGAAGGAAGTGACAGCAGACAGCCGGGCAGCTGTAACGCAGCAGCAGCTTGTGTGGCTGAGCACCTTCGGGACTCTGACGCTGCTGCTGGCTTTGGCCACCGTTGTTGTGGTGTTACGGTATCGGTCGGGTCATTGCTGCAACAATCACCACCTCAAATGTTTGCGGCAGCAGGAGGGGCCAGCCCCCGAGGAGGACAGCAACATCACTTTTCTACGTACAACAAGTCCCCAACCTAGGAAAGATCTCTACCTAGATCCAATCTAA